A region from the Pseudomonas promysalinigenes genome encodes:
- the lpdA gene encoding dihydrolipoyl dehydrogenase, with product MTQKFDVVVIGAGPGGYVAAIKAAQLGLKTACIEKYTDAEGKLALGGTCLNVGCIPSKALLDSSWKYKEAKESFNVHGISTGDVQMDVGTMVGRKAGIVKNLTSGVATLFKANGVTSIQGHGKLLAGKKVEVTKADGTTEVIEAENVILASGSRPIDIPPAPVDQNVIVDSTGALEFQSVPKRLGVIGAGVIGLELGSVWARLGAEVTVLEALDTFLMAADTAVSKEAQKTLTKQGLDIKLGARVTGSKVNGNEVEVTYTNAEGEQKITFDKLIVAVGRRPVTTDLLAADSGVNIDERGYIYVDDYCATSVPGVYAIGDVVRGLMLAHKASEEGIMVVERIKGHKAQMNYDLIPSVIYTHPEIAWVGKTEQALKAEGVEVNVGTFPFAASGRAMAANDTGGFVKVIADAKTDRVLGVHVIGPSAAELVQQGAIAMEFGTSAEDLGMMVFSHPTLSEALHEAALAVNGGAIHVANRKKR from the coding sequence ATGACCCAGAAATTTGACGTAGTGGTAATCGGTGCAGGTCCTGGCGGCTATGTGGCTGCCATCAAGGCCGCACAACTTGGTCTGAAGACTGCCTGTATCGAGAAGTACACCGACGCCGAGGGTAAGCTGGCCCTGGGTGGCACCTGCTTGAACGTAGGTTGCATTCCATCCAAGGCGCTGCTGGACAGCTCCTGGAAGTACAAGGAAGCCAAGGAGAGCTTCAACGTCCACGGTATTTCCACCGGTGACGTGCAGATGGATGTTGGCACCATGGTTGGCCGCAAGGCTGGCATCGTCAAGAACCTGACCAGCGGTGTTGCAACGCTGTTCAAGGCCAACGGCGTGACTTCGATCCAGGGCCACGGCAAGCTGCTGGCTGGCAAGAAAGTCGAAGTGACCAAAGCTGACGGCACTACCGAAGTCATCGAAGCCGAAAACGTGATCCTCGCTTCGGGTTCCCGCCCGATCGACATCCCACCAGCGCCTGTCGACCAGAACGTCATCGTCGACTCCACCGGCGCACTGGAATTCCAATCGGTACCAAAGCGCCTGGGCGTGATCGGTGCTGGCGTGATCGGCCTGGAACTGGGCTCTGTGTGGGCTCGCCTGGGTGCTGAAGTCACTGTCCTGGAGGCTCTGGATACCTTCCTGATGGCTGCCGACACCGCCGTGTCCAAAGAAGCCCAGAAGACCCTGACCAAGCAAGGCCTGGACATCAAACTGGGTGCTCGCGTCACCGGTTCGAAAGTCAACGGCAACGAAGTCGAAGTCACCTACACCAACGCCGAAGGCGAGCAGAAGATTACCTTCGACAAGCTGATCGTCGCGGTCGGCCGCCGTCCGGTAACTACCGATCTGCTGGCTGCTGACAGCGGTGTGAACATCGACGAGCGCGGCTATATCTACGTCGATGACTACTGCGCCACCAGCGTGCCGGGCGTCTACGCCATCGGCGACGTGGTGCGTGGCCTGATGCTGGCGCACAAGGCCTCGGAAGAGGGCATCATGGTGGTCGAGCGCATCAAGGGCCACAAGGCTCAGATGAACTACGACCTGATCCCATCGGTGATCTACACCCACCCGGAAATCGCTTGGGTCGGCAAGACCGAACAAGCCTTGAAGGCCGAGGGTGTTGAGGTTAACGTAGGCACCTTCCCGTTCGCGGCCAGTGGCCGTGCCATGGCAGCCAACGACACGGGTGGTTTCGTCAAGGTCATCGCCGACGCCAAGACCGACCGCGTTCTGGGCGTTCACGTGATCGGCCCATCGGCTGCCGAACTGGTACAGCAGGGCGCAATCGCAATGGAATTCGGCACCAGTGCCGAGGATCTGGGCATGATGGTCTTCAGCCATCCAACCCTGTCCGAAGCGCTGCATGAAGCAGCGCTGGCAGTGAATGGCGGCGCCATTCACGTAGCCAACCGTAAGAAGCGTTAA
- the odhB gene encoding 2-oxoglutarate dehydrogenase complex dihydrolipoyllysine-residue succinyltransferase: protein MAIEIKAPTFPESVADGTVATWHKQPGDAVKRDELIVDIETDKVVLEVLATADGVLGAIVKGEGDTVLSDEVLGSIVEGGAAAAAAAPAAAPAAAAPAAAAADAGEDDPIAAPAARKLAEENGIDLAAVAGTGKGGRITKEDVVAAVANKKSAPAPAAKPAAAAAAPVVVAAGDRTEKRVPMTRLRAKIAERLVEAQSSMAMLTTFNEVDMTEVMALRSKYKDLFEKTHNGVRLGFMSFFVKAATEALKRFPAVNASIDGNDIVYHGYADVGVAVSSDRGLVVPVLRNAESMSLAEIENGIATFGKKARDGKLAIEEMTGGTFTITNGGTFGSMMSTPIVNPPQAAILGMHNIIQRPMAINGQVVIRPMMYLALSYDHRLIDGKEAVTFLVTIKNLLEDPSRLLLDI, encoded by the coding sequence ATGGCTATCGAGATCAAAGCCCCAACCTTCCCGGAATCGGTTGCCGATGGCACCGTTGCCACTTGGCACAAACAGCCTGGCGATGCCGTCAAGCGTGACGAACTGATCGTCGACATCGAAACCGACAAAGTCGTCCTGGAAGTACTGGCCACCGCCGACGGTGTGCTGGGCGCCATCGTCAAAGGCGAGGGCGACACCGTCCTGTCCGATGAAGTGCTGGGCTCGATCGTTGAAGGCGGTGCCGCCGCCGCCGCCGCCGCCCCTGCTGCTGCCCCTGCTGCCGCTGCTCCGGCCGCCGCCGCCGCCGATGCTGGCGAAGACGACCCGATCGCAGCACCTGCCGCCCGCAAGCTGGCCGAAGAGAACGGTATCGACCTGGCTGCCGTTGCCGGCACGGGTAAAGGTGGCCGCATCACCAAGGAAGACGTCGTCGCTGCCGTGGCCAACAAGAAATCGGCGCCTGCTCCGGCTGCCAAGCCTGCTGCAGCGGCCGCTGCCCCGGTGGTGGTTGCCGCTGGCGATCGCACCGAGAAGCGCGTGCCGATGACCCGCCTGCGCGCCAAGATCGCCGAACGCCTGGTCGAAGCCCAGTCGAGCATGGCGATGCTGACCACTTTCAACGAAGTCGACATGACCGAAGTCATGGCGCTGCGTTCGAAGTACAAGGATCTGTTCGAGAAGACCCACAACGGCGTGCGCCTGGGCTTCATGTCGTTCTTCGTCAAGGCTGCTACCGAAGCGCTCAAGCGCTTCCCGGCTGTCAACGCCTCGATCGACGGCAACGACATCGTCTACCACGGTTATGCCGATGTCGGCGTTGCCGTATCCAGCGACCGCGGCCTGGTGGTGCCGGTACTGCGCAACGCCGAGTCGATGAGCCTGGCTGAAATCGAGAACGGTATCGCCACCTTCGGCAAGAAGGCCCGTGACGGCAAGCTGGCAATCGAGGAAATGACCGGCGGCACCTTCACCATCACCAACGGTGGTACCTTCGGTTCGATGATGTCGACCCCGATCGTCAACCCGCCACAAGCTGCCATCTTGGGCATGCACAACATCATCCAGCGTCCGATGGCCATCAACGGCCAGGTGGTCATCCGCCCGATGATGTACCTGGCGCTGTCCTACGATCACCGTCTGATCGACGGCAAGGAAGCGGTAACCTTCCTGGTCACCATCAAGAACCTGCTGGAAGATCCGTCTCGCCTGCTGCTGGACATCTAA
- a CDS encoding 2-oxoglutarate dehydrogenase E1 component: MQESVMQRMWESAHLSGGNAAYVEELYELYLHDPNAVPEEWRTYFQKLPADGSTATDVSHSTIRDHFVLLAKNQRRAQPVSAGSVSTEHEKKQVEVLRLIQAYRMRGHQAAKLDPLGLWQRPAPVDLSINHYGLTNADLDTTFRAGDLFIGKEEASLREIFEALQKTYCRTIGAEFTHIVDSEQRSWFQQRLESVRGRPEFSADVQAHLLERVTAGEGLEKYLGTKYPGTKRFGLEGGESLIPMLDEMIQRSGSYGTKEVVIGMAHRGRLNVLVNTFGKNPRELFDEFEGKKMNELGSGDVKYHQGFSSNVMTPGGEVHLAMAFNPSHLEIVSPVVEGSVRARQDRRNDTLGDKVLPISIHGDAAFAGQGVVMETFQMSQTRGFKTGGTVHIVINNQVGFTISNPLDARSTEYATDVAKMIQAPILHVNGDDPEAVLFVTQLAVDYRMQFKRDVVIDLVCYRRRGHNEADEPNGTQPLMYQQISKQRTTRELYAESLIQAGRIDAERAQAKIDEYRNALDNGLHVVKSLVKEPNRELFVDWRPYLGHAWTARHDTRFDLKTLQDLSAKLLELPEGFVVQRQVAKIYEDRQKMQAGGLPINWGYAETMAYATLQFEGHPIRMTGQDIGRGTFSHRHAVLHNQKDASTYVPLKNLFPGQPRFELYDSFLSEEAVLAFEYGYSTTTPNALVIWEAQFGDFANGAQVVIDQFITSGEHKWGRLCGLTMLLPHGYEGQGPEHSSARLERYLQLCAEHNIQVCVPTTPAQIYHLLRRQVIRPLRKPLIVLTPKSLLRHKLAISTLEDLAEGSFQTVIPEIDTLDPAKVERLVLCGGKVYYDLLEKRRAEGREDIAIVRIEQLYPFPEDDLVEILSPYTNLKHAVWCQEEPMNQGAWYSSQHHMRRILGRHNKALVLEYAGRDASAAPACGYASKHAEQQEKLLQDAFTV, encoded by the coding sequence ATGCAAGAAAGCGTGATGCAGCGCATGTGGGAAAGCGCCCACCTTTCAGGTGGTAACGCTGCATATGTGGAAGAGCTCTACGAACTCTACCTGCACGACCCTAACGCTGTGCCAGAAGAGTGGCGCACTTACTTCCAGAAGTTGCCCGCCGACGGCAGCACCGCTACCGATGTATCGCACTCGACGATCCGCGACCATTTCGTACTGCTGGCAAAGAACCAGCGCCGCGCTCAGCCGGTTTCTGCCGGGAGCGTGAGCACAGAACACGAGAAGAAGCAGGTTGAAGTTCTGCGACTGATCCAGGCCTATCGTATGCGCGGCCATCAGGCTGCCAAGCTCGACCCGTTGGGCTTGTGGCAGCGACCTGCGCCAGTAGACCTGTCGATCAATCATTACGGCTTGACCAATGCCGATCTTGATACGACCTTCCGTGCCGGCGACCTGTTCATCGGCAAAGAGGAGGCGAGCCTACGCGAGATCTTCGAGGCCCTCCAGAAGACATATTGTCGCACCATTGGCGCCGAGTTCACCCACATTGTCGATTCTGAGCAGCGCAGCTGGTTCCAGCAGCGCCTGGAAAGCGTGCGCGGTCGTCCGGAGTTTTCCGCCGACGTGCAGGCCCACCTGCTCGAGCGCGTGACTGCCGGTGAGGGCCTGGAGAAGTACCTGGGCACCAAGTACCCTGGTACCAAGCGCTTCGGCCTCGAGGGCGGCGAAAGCCTGATCCCGATGCTGGACGAAATGATCCAGCGCTCCGGCTCCTACGGCACCAAGGAAGTGGTGATCGGCATGGCCCACCGCGGCCGTCTGAACGTGCTGGTCAACACCTTCGGCAAGAACCCGCGCGAGCTGTTCGACGAGTTCGAAGGCAAGAAGATGAACGAGCTGGGCTCCGGTGACGTGAAGTATCACCAGGGCTTCTCCTCCAACGTGATGACGCCGGGCGGCGAAGTCCACCTGGCCATGGCGTTCAACCCGTCCCACCTGGAAATCGTCTCGCCAGTGGTGGAAGGGTCGGTGCGTGCCCGTCAGGACCGCCGCAACGATACCCTGGGTGACAAGGTACTGCCGATCTCGATCCACGGCGATGCGGCATTCGCCGGCCAGGGCGTGGTCATGGAAACCTTCCAGATGTCGCAGACCCGCGGTTTCAAGACCGGCGGCACCGTGCACATCGTGATCAACAACCAGGTTGGTTTCACCATCAGCAATCCGCTGGACGCGCGCTCCACCGAGTACGCCACCGACGTTGCCAAGATGATTCAGGCGCCGATCCTGCACGTCAACGGCGACGACCCGGAAGCCGTATTGTTCGTGACTCAGCTGGCCGTCGACTACCGCATGCAGTTCAAGCGTGACGTAGTCATCGACCTGGTCTGCTACCGTCGCCGTGGCCACAACGAGGCAGACGAGCCGAACGGTACTCAGCCGCTGATGTACCAGCAGATCAGCAAGCAGCGCACCACGCGCGAGCTGTATGCCGAGTCGCTGATCCAGGCCGGTCGCATCGATGCCGAGCGCGCCCAGGCCAAGATCGACGAATACCGCAACGCCCTGGACAACGGGCTGCACGTGGTCAAGAGCCTGGTCAAAGAACCGAACCGTGAGCTGTTCGTCGATTGGCGCCCTTACCTGGGCCATGCCTGGACTGCACGCCACGACACCCGCTTCGACCTCAAGACCCTGCAGGACCTGTCGGCCAAGCTGCTGGAACTGCCTGAAGGCTTCGTCGTCCAGCGTCAGGTTGCCAAGATCTACGAAGACCGCCAGAAGATGCAGGCCGGTGGCTTGCCGATCAACTGGGGTTACGCGGAGACCATGGCCTACGCCACCCTGCAGTTCGAAGGTCACCCGATCCGCATGACCGGCCAGGACATCGGCCGTGGCACCTTCTCGCACCGTCACGCGGTGCTGCACAACCAGAAGGACGCCAGCACTTACGTTCCGCTGAAAAACCTGTTCCCAGGCCAGCCGCGGTTCGAACTGTACGACTCCTTCCTGTCGGAAGAGGCGGTACTGGCCTTCGAATACGGCTATTCCACCACCACGCCGAACGCGCTGGTGATCTGGGAAGCCCAGTTCGGCGACTTCGCCAACGGTGCGCAAGTGGTGATCGACCAGTTCATCACCAGCGGTGAGCACAAATGGGGCCGCCTGTGCGGTCTGACCATGCTGCTGCCACACGGCTATGAAGGGCAGGGGCCTGAGCACTCCTCCGCGCGCCTGGAGCGCTACCTGCAACTGTGCGCCGAGCACAACATCCAGGTTTGCGTGCCCACCACGCCTGCACAGATCTACCACCTGCTGCGTCGTCAGGTCATCCGTCCGCTGCGTAAGCCGCTGATCGTACTGACGCCGAAGTCGCTGCTGCGCCACAAGCTGGCCATTTCGACCTTGGAAGACCTGGCCGAAGGCTCGTTCCAGACCGTGATCCCGGAAATCGACACCCTCGATCCGGCCAAGGTCGAGCGCCTGGTGCTGTGCGGCGGCAAGGTTTACTACGACCTGCTGGAAAAACGCCGTGCCGAAGGCCGTGAAGACATCGCCATCGTGCGTATCGAGCAGCTGTATCCGTTCCCAGAGGACGACCTGGTCGAGATCCTCTCGCCTTACACCAACCTCAAGCATGCGGTTTGGTGTCAGGAAGAACCGATGAACCAGGGTGCCTGGTACAGCAGTCAGCACCACATGCGCCGTATCCTGGGCCGTCACAACAAGGCTCTGGTCCTGGAATACGCCGGTCGCGACGCTTCCGCCGCGCCTGCCTGTGGTTACGCATCGAAGCACGCCGAGCAGCAAGAGAAACTGCTGCAAGACGCCTTCACTGTTTAA
- a CDS encoding succinate dehydrogenase iron-sulfur subunit: MLKVEVYRYNPDTDSAPKMESFDVDTGGKDLMVLDVLALIKEKDEGFSYRRSCREGVCGSDGMNMNGKNGLACITPLSGVVKGNKLVLRPLPGLPVIRDLVVDMSIFYKQYEKVKPFLQNDTPAPAIERLQSPEDREKLDGLYECILCACCSTSCPSFWWNPDKFLGPAALLQAYRFLADSRDTKTQERLASLDDPFSVFRCRGIMNCVNVCPKGLNPTKAIGHVRNMLLQSGT, encoded by the coding sequence ATGTTGAAAGTCGAAGTTTATCGTTACAACCCGGATACCGACTCGGCGCCCAAGATGGAGTCGTTCGACGTCGACACCGGCGGAAAGGACCTGATGGTCCTGGACGTGCTGGCGCTGATCAAGGAGAAGGACGAGGGTTTCTCGTACCGTCGCTCCTGCCGTGAGGGCGTTTGCGGTTCCGATGGCATGAACATGAACGGCAAGAACGGCCTGGCTTGCATCACGCCTCTGTCGGGTGTGGTCAAGGGCAACAAGCTGGTGCTGCGTCCGCTGCCAGGCCTGCCGGTCATTCGTGACCTGGTGGTCGACATGAGCATCTTCTACAAGCAGTACGAGAAGGTGAAACCGTTCCTGCAAAACGACACTCCAGCCCCGGCTATCGAGCGTCTGCAGTCGCCGGAAGATCGCGAAAAACTGGACGGTCTGTACGAGTGCATTCTGTGCGCTTGCTGCTCGACCTCCTGCCCGTCGTTCTGGTGGAACCCGGACAAGTTCCTGGGCCCGGCCGCGCTGCTGCAGGCTTATCGCTTCCTGGCCGACAGCCGTGATACCAAGACTCAGGAGCGCCTGGCGTCCCTGGATGACCCGTTCAGCGTATTCCGCTGCCGCGGGATCATGAACTGCGTCAACGTTTGCCCGAAGGGTCTGAACCCAACCAAGGCAATCGGCCACGTACGTAACATGCTGCTGCAAAGCGGCACCTGA
- the sdhA gene encoding succinate dehydrogenase flavoprotein subunit — protein sequence MASIPTISFDAIIIGGGGAGMRAALQLAQGGHKTAVVTKVFPTRSHTVSAQGGITCAIASADPNDDWRWHMYDTVKGSDYIGDQDAIEYMCQEGPAAVFELDHMGLPFSRTETGRIYQRPFGGQSKDFGKGGQAARTCAASDRTGHALLHTLYQGNLKAGTTFLNEYYAVDLVKNKEGAFVGVIAICIETGETMYIKSKATVLATGGAGRIYASTTNALINTGDGIGMALRAGVPVQDIEMWQFHPTGIAGAGVLVTEGCRGEGGYLINAHGERFMERYAPNAKDLAGRDVVARSMVKEIIAGNGVGPNKDHVLLKLDHLGEEVLHSRLPGICELSKTFAHVDPVVAPVPVVPTCHYMMGGVATNIHGQAITMDEEGKDHIIPGLFAVGEVACVSVHGANRLGGNSLLDLVVFGRAAGLHLEKALSDGIEHLDASDTDIDVALSRLNKLNERNTGEDVASLKRELQSCMQNYFGVFRTGEYMLKGIEQLAGLRERIANVKINDKSQAFNTARIEALELQNLLEVAEATAIAAEARKESRGAHAREDFEDRDDENWLCHTLYYPGEKRVAKRGVNFAPKTVPAFEPKVRTY from the coding sequence ATGGCTAGCATTCCAACCATTTCTTTCGACGCCATCATCATCGGTGGCGGCGGTGCCGGCATGCGCGCAGCGCTGCAGCTGGCTCAGGGCGGTCACAAGACTGCCGTAGTCACCAAGGTCTTCCCGACCCGTTCGCACACTGTATCCGCCCAGGGCGGCATCACCTGCGCCATCGCCTCGGCCGACCCGAACGACGACTGGCGCTGGCACATGTACGATACCGTCAAGGGTTCCGACTACATCGGTGATCAGGACGCTATCGAATACATGTGTCAGGAAGGCCCTGCTGCGGTCTTCGAGCTGGACCACATGGGTCTGCCGTTCTCGCGTACCGAAACCGGCCGTATCTACCAGCGTCCGTTCGGTGGTCAGTCCAAGGACTTCGGTAAAGGTGGCCAGGCCGCCCGTACTTGTGCTGCGTCCGACCGTACCGGCCATGCGCTGCTGCACACCCTGTATCAAGGCAACCTGAAGGCAGGCACCACCTTCCTCAACGAGTACTACGCCGTTGATCTGGTGAAGAACAAGGAAGGCGCGTTCGTCGGTGTGATTGCGATCTGCATCGAAACCGGCGAAACCATGTACATCAAGTCCAAGGCCACCGTTCTGGCGACTGGCGGTGCCGGTCGCATCTACGCCTCCACCACCAACGCCCTGATCAACACCGGTGACGGTATCGGTATGGCCCTGCGTGCCGGTGTGCCGGTGCAGGACATCGAAATGTGGCAGTTCCACCCGACCGGCATTGCCGGCGCCGGTGTATTGGTCACCGAGGGTTGCCGCGGTGAGGGTGGTTACCTGATCAACGCCCACGGCGAGCGCTTCATGGAGCGTTACGCGCCGAACGCCAAAGACCTGGCCGGCCGCGACGTGGTCGCCCGCTCCATGGTCAAGGAAATCATCGCCGGCAACGGCGTGGGCCCGAACAAGGACCACGTACTGCTGAAGCTGGATCACCTGGGCGAAGAAGTGCTGCACAGCCGTCTGCCAGGTATCTGCGAACTGTCCAAGACCTTCGCCCACGTCGACCCTGTGGTCGCGCCGGTGCCGGTCGTTCCGACCTGCCACTACATGATGGGCGGCGTTGCCACCAACATTCATGGCCAGGCCATCACCATGGACGAAGAAGGCAAGGATCACATCATTCCTGGCCTGTTCGCCGTAGGTGAAGTTGCTTGTGTATCGGTTCACGGTGCCAACCGCCTGGGCGGCAACTCGCTGCTCGACCTGGTAGTGTTCGGCCGTGCTGCCGGCCTGCACCTGGAGAAGGCGCTGAGCGACGGTATCGAGCACCTGGACGCCAGCGACACCGACATCGATGTCGCTCTGAGTCGCCTGAACAAGCTCAACGAGCGCAACACTGGCGAAGACGTTGCCAGCCTCAAGCGCGAGCTGCAAAGCTGCATGCAGAACTACTTCGGTGTGTTCCGTACCGGCGAATACATGCTCAAGGGTATCGAGCAGTTGGCCGGCCTGCGCGAGCGCATCGCCAACGTCAAGATCAACGACAAGTCCCAGGCCTTCAACACCGCGCGTATCGAAGCGCTGGAGTTGCAGAACCTGCTGGAAGTCGCCGAAGCTACCGCCATTGCGGCCGAAGCCCGTAAAGAGTCCCGCGGCGCGCACGCCCGTGAAGACTTCGAAGACCGTGATGACGAGAACTGGCTGTGCCACACCCTCTACTACCCGGGTGAGAAGCGCGTAGCCAAGCGTGGCGTCAACTTTGCGCCGAAGACTGTTCCAGCCTTCGAACCAAAAGTCCGGACTTACTGA
- the sdhD gene encoding succinate dehydrogenase, hydrophobic membrane anchor protein, whose amino-acid sequence MVTNVTNFSRSGLYDWMAQRVSAVVLAAYFIFLIGYLAMHPGLDYAQWHALFSNNLMRVFSLLAFVALGAHAWVGMWTVTTDYLTPMAIGKSATAVRFLFQAVCGVAMFAYFVWGVQILWGI is encoded by the coding sequence ATGGTAACTAACGTCACAAATTTTTCCCGCTCGGGTCTTTATGACTGGATGGCGCAGCGCGTATCCGCTGTAGTGCTCGCGGCTTATTTCATCTTTCTGATCGGCTACCTGGCAATGCATCCGGGCCTTGATTACGCCCAGTGGCATGCTTTGTTCTCCAATAATCTGATGCGTGTCTTCAGTCTGCTTGCCTTCGTTGCTCTGGGTGCTCACGCCTGGGTCGGCATGTGGACCGTCACCACTGACTACCTGACGCCCATGGCGATCGGCAAGTCAGCGACGGCGGTACGTTTCCTGTTCCAGGCGGTATGCGGCGTTGCGATGTTCGCTTACTTCGTCTGGGGTGTGCAGATTCTTTGGGGTATCTGA
- the sdhC gene encoding succinate dehydrogenase, cytochrome b556 subunit: MKSQRPVNLDLRTIKVPITAVTSFLHRVSGIIVFLGLGIMLFALSKSLGSEEGFADVKDYLTSPLAKFVAWGLLSALLYHMIAGVRHLIMDMGVGETLEGGRLGSKIIVALSLVAFVLAGVWIW; the protein is encoded by the coding sequence GTGAAAAGCCAACGACCTGTAAACCTAGACCTAAGGACCATCAAAGTCCCTATCACCGCTGTTACGTCATTTCTTCACCGCGTCTCCGGCATTATCGTTTTCCTTGGCCTGGGCATCATGCTGTTTGCATTGAGCAAGTCGCTGGGCTCAGAGGAAGGATTTGCTGATGTGAAGGATTACCTGACCAGCCCGCTGGCCAAGTTCGTAGCATGGGGCCTCCTGTCTGCCTTGCTGTATCACATGATCGCAGGTGTACGTCACTTGATCATGGATATGGGGGTCGGTGAAACGCTCGAGGGCGGCCGACTGGGCTCGAAAATCATCGTCGCCCTGTCCCTGGTGGCTTTCGTACTGGCAGGAGTCTGGATATGGTAA
- the gltA gene encoding citrate synthase, translated as MADKKAQLVIEGAAPVELPILTGTVGPDVIDVRGLGATGHFTFDPGFMATASCESKITYIDGDKGVLLHRGYPIEQLAEKSDYLETCYLLLNGELPNAEQKAQFVSTVKNHTMVHEQLKSFFNGFRRDAHPMAVMCGVVGALSAFYHDSLDINNPQHREISAVRLVAKMPTLAAMVYKYSMGQPMMYPRNDLSYAENFLHMMFNTPCEIKPISPVLAKAMDRIFILHADHEQNASTSTVRLAGSSGANPFACIAAGIAALWGPAHGGANEAVLTMLDEIGDVSNIDTYIAKAKDKNDPFKLMGFGHRVYKNRDPRATVMKQTCDEVLGELGIKNDPQLELAMRLEEIALTDPYFIERSLYPNVDFYSGIILKAIGIPTSMFTVIFALARTVGWISHWKEMLSSPYKIGRPRQLYTGELQRDIVDLKDRD; from the coding sequence ATGGCTGACAAAAAAGCGCAGTTGGTCATCGAGGGCGCTGCCCCCGTCGAGCTGCCCATTTTAACCGGCACCGTTGGTCCTGATGTAATCGACGTCCGCGGGTTGGGGGCCACTGGTCACTTCACCTTCGACCCAGGTTTCATGGCGACCGCCTCGTGCGAGTCGAAGATCACCTACATCGACGGCGACAAAGGCGTGCTGCTGCACCGCGGCTACCCGATCGAACAGCTCGCCGAGAAATCCGACTACCTGGAAACCTGCTACCTGCTGCTCAACGGCGAACTGCCGAATGCCGAGCAGAAGGCCCAGTTCGTCAGCACCGTAAAAAACCACACCATGGTTCACGAGCAGCTGAAATCGTTCTTCAACGGTTTCCGCCGCGATGCTCACCCGATGGCGGTAATGTGCGGCGTAGTCGGCGCCCTGTCGGCGTTCTATCACGACTCCCTGGACATCAATAATCCGCAACACCGCGAAATTTCTGCGGTGCGCCTGGTCGCCAAGATGCCGACCCTGGCTGCGATGGTTTACAAGTACTCCATGGGCCAGCCGATGATGTATCCGCGCAACGACCTGTCGTACGCGGAAAACTTCCTGCACATGATGTTCAACACCCCGTGCGAGATCAAACCGATCAGCCCAGTGTTGGCCAAGGCCATGGATCGCATCTTCATTCTCCATGCCGACCACGAGCAGAACGCCTCCACCTCCACCGTACGCTTAGCTGGCTCCTCGGGTGCCAACCCGTTCGCCTGTATCGCCGCTGGCATCGCCGCTCTGTGGGGCCCGGCCCACGGTGGTGCGAACGAAGCGGTACTGACCATGCTCGATGAAATTGGCGATGTTTCGAACATCGACACCTACATCGCCAAGGCCAAAGACAAGAACGACCCGTTCAAGCTCATGGGCTTCGGTCACCGCGTGTACAAAAACCGCGACCCACGCGCCACCGTGATGAAGCAGACCTGCGACGAAGTGCTGGGCGAGCTGGGCATCAAGAACGATCCGCAGCTTGAGCTGGCCATGCGCCTGGAAGAGATCGCCCTGACCGATCCTTACTTCATCGAGCGCTCGCTGTACCCGAACGTCGACTTCTATTCGGGCATCATCCTCAAAGCGATCGGCATTCCAACCAGCATGTTCACCGTGATCTTCGCCCTGGCACGCACCGTCGGCTGGATCTCGCACTGGAAAGAAATGCTCTCCAGCCCGTACAAGATCGGCCGCCCTCGCCAGCTGTACACCGGCGAACTGCAACGCGACATCGTCGATCTCAAAGACCGCGATTAA